The Fulvivirga maritima genome segment GTGCTTCATCTAGTACTTCGATGCTCGCTGTTCCTTCACAACCACTATTATCATCCGTAACAACAACTTCATAAGTGCCTGGTGCTAAATCTGTTATATTAGCGGTATTGGCACTAAAGCTAGATGGGCCTGTCCATGAGTAGCTATAACTGCCGCTGCCATCTGATACCGTAAGCTCGATATCGCCGTTATAAGGATCTACACAATTGGTATTACTCTCTACGACACTGGTGAGCGTTAGCGTGGGTGCTTCATCTAGTACTTCGATGCTCGCTGTTCCTTCACAACCACTATTATCATCCGTAACAACAACTTCATAAGTGCCTGGTGCTAAATCTGTTATATTAGCGGTATTGGCACTAAAGCTAGATGGGCCTGTCCATGAGTAGCTATAACTGCCGCTGCCATCTGATACCGTAAGCTCGATATCGCCGTTATAAGGATCTACACAATTGGTATTACTCTCTACGACACTGGTGAGCGTTAGCGTGGGTGCTTCATCTAGTACTTCGATGCTCGCTGTTCCTTCACAACCACTATTATCATCCGTAACAACAACTTCATAAGTGCCTGGTGCTAAATCTGTTATATTAGCAGTGCTGGCACTAAAGCTAGATGGGCCTGTCCATGAGTAGCTATAACTGCCGCTGCCATCTGATACCGTAAGCTCGATATCGCCGTTATAAGGATCTACACAATTGGTATTACTCTCTACGACACTGGTGAGCGTTAGCGTTGGTGCTTCATCTAGCACTTCGATGCTCGCTGTTCCTTCACAACCACTATTATCATCCGTAACAACAACTTCATAAGTACCTGGTGCTAAATCTGTTATATTAGCTGTATTAGCGCTAAAGCTTGATGGGCCTGTCCATGAGTAGCTATAACTGCCACTGCCATCTGATACCGTAAGCTCGATATCGCCGTTATAAGGATCTACACAATTGGTATTACTCTCTACGACACTGGTGAGCGTTAGCGTGGGTGCTTCATCTAGTACTTCGATGCTCGCTGTTCCTTCACAACCACTATTATCATCCGTAACAACAACATCATAAGTACCTGGTGCTAAATCTGTTATATTAGCGGTACTGGCACTAAAGCTAGATGGGCCTGTCCATGAGTAGCTATAACTGCCACTGCCATCTGATACCGTAAGCTCGATATCGCCGTTATAAGGATCTACACAATTGGTATTACTCTCTACGACACTGGTGAGCGTTAGCGTGGGTGCTTCATCTAGTACTTCGATGCTCGCTGTTCCTTCACAACCACTATTATCATCCGTAACAACAACATCATAAGTGCCTGGTGCTAAATCTGTTATATTAGCGGTACTGGCACTAAAGCTAGATGGGCCTGTCCATGAGTAGCTATAACTGCCACTGCCATCTGATACCGTAAGCTCAATATCGCCGTTATAAGGATCTACACAATTGGTATTACTCTCTACGACGCTGGTGAGCGTTAGCGTGGGTGCTTCATCTAGCACTTCTATGCTCGCTGTTTCTTCACATCCAGAAATATTATCAGTTACCGTTACTTCGTAAGTGCCTGCATCTAATTCTGTTAAGTCTTCTGTGCTAGCAGTAAAACTACCTGGGCCTGTCCATGAATAGCTATAATCACCGCTGCCGGCGGTAACCGTGATGTCGATCTCGCCATTATAAGGAGTAACACAATTTGTATTATCTTCTACCGCACTGCTTATTAATGGTGTTACTGTGGCATCTTGTACTTCTATGCTCGCTGTTTCTTCACATCCAGAAATGTTATCGGTTACAGTTACTTCGTAAGTGCCTGCATCTAATTCTGTTAAGTCTTCTGTGCTAGCAGTAAAACTACCTGGGCCTGTCCATGAATAGCTATAATCACCGCTGCCGGCGGTAACCGTGATGTCGATCTCGCCATTATAAGGAGTAACACAATTTGTATTATCTTCTACTGCACTGCTTATTAATGGTGTTACTGTGGCATCTTGTACTTCTATACTTGCTGTTTCTTCACAGCCAGAAATGTTATCGGTTACAGTTACTTCGTAAGTGCCTGCATCTAATTCTGTTAAGTCTTCTGTGCTAGCAGTAAAACTACCTGGGCCTGTCCATGAATAGCTATAATCACCGCTGCCGGCGGTAACCGTGATGTCGATCTCGCCATTATAAGGAGTAACACAATTTGTATTATCTTCTACTGCACTGCTTATTAATGGTGTTACTGTGGCATCTTGTACTTCTATGCTCGCTGTTTCTTCACAGCCAGAAATGTTATCGGTTACCGTTACTTCGTAAGTACCTGCATCTAATTCGGTTAAGTCTTCTGTGCTAGCGGTAAAACTACCTGGGCCTGTCCATGAATAGCTATAATCACCGCTGCCGGCGGTAACCGTGATGTCGATCTCTCCATTATAAGGAGTAACACAATTTGTATTATCTTCTACCGCACTGCTTATTACTGGTGTTACTGTGGCATCTTGTACTTCTATACTTGCTGTTTCTTCACAGCCAGAAATGTTATCGGTTACAGTTACTTCGTAAGTACCTGCATCTAATTCTGTTAAGTCTTCTGTGCTAGCGGTAAAACTACCTGGGCCTGTCCATGAATAGCTATAATCGCCGCTGCCGGCGGTAACCGTGATGTCGATCTCTCCATTATAAGGAGTAACACAATTTGTATTATCTTCTACCGCACTGCTTATTACTGGTGTTACTGTGGCATCTTGTACTTCTATGCTTGCTGTTTCTTCACAGCCAGAAATGTTATCGGTTACAGTTACTTCGTAAGTGCCTGCATCTAATTCTGTTAAGTCTTCTGTGCTAGCAGTAAAACTACCTGGGCCTGTCCATGAATAGCTATAATCACCGCTGCCGGCGGTAACCGTGATGTCGATCTCTCCATTATAAGGAGTAACACAATTTGTATTATCTTCTACCGCACTGCTTATTACTGGTGTTACTGTGGCATCTTGTACTTCTATGCTCGCTGTTTCTTCACATCCAGAAATATTATCAGTTACAGTTACTTCGTAAGTGCCTGCATCTAATTCTGTTAAGTCTTCTGTGCTAGCGGTAAAACTACCTGGGCCTGTCCATGAATAGCTGTAATCACCGCTGCCGGCGGTAACCGTGATGTCGATCTCTCCATTATAAGGAGTAACACAATTTGTATTATCTTCTACCGCACTGCTTATTACTGGTGTCACTGTTGCATCTTGTACTTCTATGCTCGCTGTTTCTTCACATCCAGAAATGTTATCGGTTACAGTTACTTCGTAAGTGCCTGCGTTTAATTCGGTTAAGTCTTCTGTACTAGCGGTAAAACTACCTGGGCCTGTCCATGAATAGCTATAATCGCCGCTGCCGGCGGTAACCGTGATGTCGATCTCTCCATTATAAGGAGTAACACAATTTGTATTATCTTCTACCGCACTGCTTATTACTGGTGTTACTGTGGCATCTTGTACTTCTATGCTCGCTGTTTCTTCACATCCAGAAATATTATCAGTTACAGTTACTTCGTAAGTGCCTGCATCTAATTCTGTTAAGTCTTCTGTGCTAGCGGTAAAACTACCTGGGCCTGTCCATGAATAGCTGTAATCACCGCTGCCGGCGGTAACCGTGATGTCGATCTCTCCATTATAAGGAGTAACACAATTTGTATTATCTTCTACCGCACTGCTTATTGTAGGATCAACAGCATCATCTAACACTTCAATAGTGGTTGTTTCAATACAACCTGAACCATTATCTGTAACTTCAAGCTGATAAGAACCTGGTTCAAGTGCTGATATATTTTGATCAGTTGAGGCAAAGCTATTTGGACCACTCCAAGCATAACTATAAGGCCCTACTCCTCCAGTTACTGTTACCTGAATACTTCCATCATAAGGTAATAAACAACGTTCATTATTATCAACCACAGGAGTTATAACCAAATCAACCACATCTACTGTGACACTGCCATTCATATCTACTATAGGGCAGTTATTATTTTGAGCCTGTACTGTCAGAACGTCTCCATCACTAAAGCTTCCTGAAGGAATAGTTAATGAAATTGCCCCGCCCGTACCAGTAACAGTAGAACTTGCTACTGGTGAACCATTTACATTTACAGTATATTCTACCGTTTCGGGAGCAGGAGGTGTCTCACTTCCATCCAAATCTATGGTAACATCATCTCCAATACACACTTCTAATGGGGAGAGTGTTGTTATATTATAAATGTTTGATGATGGATCGGTTAACTCAATTCCTGATGATGCTCCTGAGCATGATGAGTAAGAATCCTCAACATTTATGGTATATGATCCACCTGAAAGACCAGATAGAGAAACTACGGATTCCCCATCAACGGTGAGCGTGTTAGAATAACCAGTAGAAGAAGTCACTAAAACATCAAATAGGCCATTTCCTGCGCCTAAATCTCTGGATCCTCCACTAATTGAAAAATCAATTTGCCCATTGGGGCTAATACATGAATTATTATCAGATTTTGAGTCTACGGTTATGGTTATTGGTGAAAGTCCAACCAAAAATACTCCACCACCAGGCGCCAATTCATCTATTTGATTCGAAGCATCTTGCAATGCAAAGCGATAATTTCCACTTGGCAACCCTGCACCTGAATTATCAAAGGTATATGAATCACCCACAGCAATGGTCTGAGTTGAGCCTAAAATTACTGGGCCAAAAATGAATAACAGATCCGCACTTGGACCATCTGCCGCAAGCACCGTAAATGTAATATCTCCGTTGTTTAATCCATCACAAGGGTTGGAAACAAATACTTCTACTTCTAAATCTCCATTAGTAAAAGTGTTATTTTGAGCACTAGCGAAACTAGTACTAAAAAGTAACAGGAAGACTAAAAAAAAATACCTCATCCTTAATCTCATTTAATTTTGAATTCTCCCCTCTTCCAACACCCTTTATCGGAGTATATAAAATACTTATAATCACCGACTGACAAATTTTGAATTTTCGATTTCCCTTCTGAAACAGGCTTACTATCCTTATCATATATAAAATAAGATATCTTCCCTGCAGTGCTAGAAACCTTAAACTCAACAGATTTTTTCTCGACTTCCACTTCAACCTTGAAATTATCACAATCAGAAATTTCTGTAAAAGAAAAACTAAATACAGCCCCCATCAAAAGGAGTATTACCAAGGAATATCTAATAATATTATTCATTTAATGAGATTTCAAAAGTTGTCAATACATATATATACATATAAAAAATAATGTAACCAGCGTTACAACAATATTTGGGCAATGATGAAAATTAGGAACATCACTTTACTAAAAAATTACCTTCTGAAGGTGCCAATATAATTAAAGCCTCAATAATATATAATAAAAATGCTCAATTTCCGTTGTTAGAAACTGAGCTACATCTTGTAATTTATATTTTATGAAAAAATATTAGTACTTTCTATTGAGAATCTCACTTAAGATGACAGCTTTACGCGCACCATTTGGATCCTTCAAACTCTGTAATATATCATTGGCTACTGAGTTTTCTTCTTTCTGATCGTACTCTTTAAAATATTGTGATTTGGTGGGAATATCTTCTAAATCAACTTGCTCGTCTAAGGTCTTCAGGTTCTTCGCTTCGTTTACTGACTTTCGGTAAGTTTCTTCTACCCTCTCTTCTTCTTCAAAATCAAAATCATCAAATTCTGCTTCAAAGGTTTTACTTGGAGATGGCTGCGAAGAAGTAGTTTCACCAGTAAACTCTCTTAAAAGCTCTTCAAAAGTTTTAGTTTTTTCCACGTTTTGAGAAGCCGGCCTTTCTGCTGTTCTTTTAGGAGCTTTTGATTTATCCTTTTTACTAGACTTTAAAACTCTACTGATGATTGCGATAGCAACAAAAACGATGTAAATAAGTATTTCCTTATCCATAGTGTTAACAAATTTATAATATTTAATTTTAAATTTGCTGTCTTTGCCCCTAATTATAAATCAACAATACGGGGCGATACCTATAAGTATTTAAAATAGAGATACATGCAACTTTCCAAACTGGAGATCAAGGGCTTTAAAAGTTTTGGCGATAAAGTAACAATTAACTTTGATGAGGGAATTACAGGAATTGTAGGACCTAATGGTTGTGGTAAATCTAATATCGTGGACTCTATACGATGGGTACTGGGTGAGCAAAGTAGCCGTACTCTGCGGTCAGAGAAGATGGAGAACGTTATTTTTAACGGAACCAAAAAGCGTAAGCCTACTCAGCTGGCAGAAGTATCACTCACTTTTAATAATACAAAGAATCTACTTCCTACAGAATATTCACAAGTATCTATCACCAGGCGTTATTACAGGTCAGGGGAAAGCGAATACTTACTTAATGGTGTAACTTGTAGGCTCAAAGATATCACCAACCTCTTTTTAGATACTGGTATTGCTTCTAATAGCTATGCCATTATAGAATTAAAAATGGTAGATGATATTCTTAATGACAAGGACAACTCGCGAAGAGGACTTTTTGAAGAAGCAGCCGGAATTTCCAAATTCAAAAAAAGGAAGAAAGAGACCTTAAAAAAACTTCAGGATACTGATGCTGACCTGGAAAGAGTAGAAGATCTCCTTTATGAGATCGAAAAGAACATGAAGTCTTTAGAAAGACAGGCCAAGCAGACTGAAAAGTACTATCAACTTAAAGAAGAATATAAATCATTAAGTATTTTACTGGCACGGCTCACTATTAATAAATTTAGTGAGAACTATAAGAATTTAGGCAAACGAATCGAAGCCGAAAATGATAAAAAGCTAAGCCTTAACAAGCAAGTAAGTGAAAAAGAAGCCAGCCTGGAGAAATCTAAGGCTGACATGATTCTCAAAGAAAAGGCACTTTCATCAAGGCAAAAAGCACTTAATGAGCATGTAAATAAAATTAGGCAATACGAAAGTGAGAAAAAGATAAAAAATGAGCGTTTACGCTTTCTTAATGACAAATCTGACTCACTTAAAGACCAAATAGAGCAAGACCGAAAGAGTAATGAACGTGCCAAATTCAGCCTTGAAAGCCTTACACAGGAAAAAAATGCGGCTCAGAAGATCTTAGCAGAGATAGAAGTAAAACTCGGCGGTTTAAAAGAAGAGTATGAAATTCAAAAAAGGAAAACCGCTCAAATTCAGGAAGAGGTAGATACGCTCCGAAAATCTCAGAAGAGTAAGCAAGAAGAGATGTATCAACTTAAAAAATCTGTTGAAATTAAAGAACTTCAGCTTAGCTCCCTAAAACAAGAACTTGAAAAAACCGCTAGTGATACTAATCAACAAAGTGCCAGCTTAGTTGAATTTGATCAAAAAGTCTCTGCTTTATCAGAACAGCTTAGTGTAAAGGATAAAGAACAGCAAAGATTACAGGCAGAAGAAACTGATCTTCAGAACAGAATTGAGTCTACCGAAAAAACTATTGAGGTTATCAGGGAGGAAGTAACACAGACCAACCGAAAGCTAGATGCCAGACAGAATGAATACAACCTCACAAAATCTCTGGTAGAAAGTCTGGAGGGTTTTCCTGAAGCCATTAAATTTTTAAAGAAAAAAGCAGGCTGGAACAAGAATGCCCCTCTCCTATCAGACATACTCACCTGTGATGATAAATATAGGGTAACCATAGAAAATTATCTGGAGCCCTACCTGAACTATTACATAGTAGAGAAAGAAGAAGATGCTTATGAAGCCATCAATATTTTAAGTGAAGCCGCCAGAGGTAAAGCACACTTTTTTATCCTGGAGTCCTTTGAAGACTTTACTCCTTCTAACACTACTCTTTATGACAATGCCTTCCCGGCTACTAACATCATGGAATATGACAGCAAGTACAGAAAGCTGATGAGTCATATATTAGATAGGGTGTACATTCTGGAAGGAGATTACAAGAACATACCAAAAAATGATGAAAATATCTTCATCACGCAAAGTGGTAAAGTCACCAGAAGGCGTTTCAGTATTTCCGGAGGTTCTGTAGGTCTATTTGAAGGTAAAAAGATAGGGCGAGCTAAAAACCTGGAGAAATTAGATAAAGAAATAAAGGAGCTCACAAAAAGACTGGATGAGGTACAGCAAAGCCTTAAAGACAAACAAAAAGAACTTGAACAGTTTAAGCTCAGCACCAAAAAAACCGACATTGAAGAGTTAAGGGAAGAGATTAAACTTATCAATGAAGAGTATATCTCTATAAAAACTAAGCAAGAGCAGTTTAGCAAAATGCTTTCTGACGCAGATATGCGAAAAGAAGATATCCTTGAAAAAATAGAGGAGCTTACTGAGCAAATAGCTGAAGACAAGCCCAGAGCTGAAAATGAAGAGAAGGCGCAACTTGAAAAAGAAGTGAAATTAAATGACCTCTCTTTAGAACTGCAAGAGGAAAATGAAATTCTAACAGAGAAATCCTCTGCTTTCAATGAGCAAAACATCTCTTTTCACCAGCAGGAGAACCGAGTTAGAAGTCTGGAACAAGAGATCGAATACAAAACAGATACCTTTGAAAATAGTAAAGCCAGAATAGAGAAAAATCAGCTGGAGTTAAAAGAGAATGAATCTGAAATCAGACAACTGTTAGATAAAGCTGAGACCAATGATGATGAGTTGGTATCTATGTACGAAGAAAAAGAAAGCATAGAAGCTGGTGTAAATGAAGCCGAAAGAGAATACTATAATGTAAGAGGGCAAATAGATGAAGTTGATAAGTCAGTAAGAGAAGTTCAGAGGAATAAAGAAAATATAGACACCGTGCTCATGGAGCTTCAAAATAAGCTCAATGAAACCAAGCTTGAACTCAATTCAGTAAAAGAAAGACTTTCTGTAGAGTTTAACATTAAGGTGGATGAGATAATGGATGAGGAGTCTGAAGAGCAAGTAGAAGCCAGTGAAGAGGAACTTCGAGAAAAGGTTAACAAAATAAAAGACAGGCTGGATCGTATGGGGCCTATTAACCCTATGGCCATGGAAGCCTACCAGGAAATAAAAGAAAGAAATGATTTCATTACCAGCCAGCGAGAGGATCTCTTTAATGCTAAAGAATCTCTACTGACAACTATTAGTGAAATTGATACAGTAGCCAAAGAAACCTTTATAGATGCTTACGAAAAAATAAAAGAGAACTTCGTAAAAGTATTTAGAAGCTTGTTTACTGAAGAAGATGACTGTGACCTTAAACTGAGTGATCCTGAAAATCCTCTGGAATCTAGCATCGAGATTATAGCTAAGCCAAAAGGAAAGAGACCACTTACTATTAACCAGCTTTCAGGAGGTGAAAAAACACTTACTGCTACCTCTCTTCTGTTTTCCATCTATCTACTGAAGCCGGCTCCATTCTGTATTTTTGATGAAGTTGATGCTCCTTTAGATGATGCCAATATTGATAAGTTCAACAATATTATAAAGACCTTCTCTAAAGAATCTCAATTTATAATAG includes the following:
- the smc gene encoding chromosome segregation protein SMC; protein product: MQLSKLEIKGFKSFGDKVTINFDEGITGIVGPNGCGKSNIVDSIRWVLGEQSSRTLRSEKMENVIFNGTKKRKPTQLAEVSLTFNNTKNLLPTEYSQVSITRRYYRSGESEYLLNGVTCRLKDITNLFLDTGIASNSYAIIELKMVDDILNDKDNSRRGLFEEAAGISKFKKRKKETLKKLQDTDADLERVEDLLYEIEKNMKSLERQAKQTEKYYQLKEEYKSLSILLARLTINKFSENYKNLGKRIEAENDKKLSLNKQVSEKEASLEKSKADMILKEKALSSRQKALNEHVNKIRQYESEKKIKNERLRFLNDKSDSLKDQIEQDRKSNERAKFSLESLTQEKNAAQKILAEIEVKLGGLKEEYEIQKRKTAQIQEEVDTLRKSQKSKQEEMYQLKKSVEIKELQLSSLKQELEKTASDTNQQSASLVEFDQKVSALSEQLSVKDKEQQRLQAEETDLQNRIESTEKTIEVIREEVTQTNRKLDARQNEYNLTKSLVESLEGFPEAIKFLKKKAGWNKNAPLLSDILTCDDKYRVTIENYLEPYLNYYIVEKEEDAYEAINILSEAARGKAHFFILESFEDFTPSNTTLYDNAFPATNIMEYDSKYRKLMSHILDRVYILEGDYKNIPKNDENIFITQSGKVTRRRFSISGGSVGLFEGKKIGRAKNLEKLDKEIKELTKRLDEVQQSLKDKQKELEQFKLSTKKTDIEELREEIKLINEEYISIKTKQEQFSKMLSDADMRKEDILEKIEELTEQIAEDKPRAENEEKAQLEKEVKLNDLSLELQEENEILTEKSSAFNEQNISFHQQENRVRSLEQEIEYKTDTFENSKARIEKNQLELKENESEIRQLLDKAETNDDELVSMYEEKESIEAGVNEAEREYYNVRGQIDEVDKSVREVQRNKENIDTVLMELQNKLNETKLELNSVKERLSVEFNIKVDEIMDEESEEQVEASEEELREKVNKIKDRLDRMGPINPMAMEAYQEIKERNDFITSQREDLFNAKESLLTTISEIDTVAKETFIDAYEKIKENFVKVFRSLFTEEDDCDLKLSDPENPLESSIEIIAKPKGKRPLTINQLSGGEKTLTATSLLFSIYLLKPAPFCIFDEVDAPLDDANIDKFNNIIKTFSKESQFIIVTHNKRTMASTDVIYGITMIEQGVSRVIPVDLRELAD